Genomic window (Streptococcus porcinus):
TCGGAGTGAGAACAACCGACATTCCATCAATCATACCGACTTGCCCTTTAATAGTGATTTCTTGTCCGAGATCAGAGTTTTTTACAAACGCTGGATCTAACTTGATAAGTTTGTAAAATGCAGGCGATACGTGCAATTGACGTCCAGCGACAGGAATATAAGCATCTGTTAATGCTACTTGAGCATCAAGCACAGACTCGTATGCGTTTTCTTTTGTGATTTCCTGTGTCTTAACATGACTTTCATCTGCTCCAGCAACAATAGTTGCAAAGCGATATGTATCAATTTCGGGAATAATAACCTCTGTAAGTTGACGTGCTAAAGCTTTGCCAGCTTCCATTACCCCCATTGTGTCCTGAGTTGATTTTTTATCAATCGTAAACGTAAACGAACGATCTTTTTTCAAAATCATTGTTTGTACTGTATTTCCAAGTTCTTCAGCTGTACCATATCGATTTACACCTGAAGCTGTATAGTCATTCATTTTTGATGTTGGTACAGAATATACTTTTACTGTGTCAACTCCAGTAAAATCGAAGTCCTGATTAATAATTCCTGTTGAAAGTGCTTCTTTTGCGAAGCGCTCATCAACTTTAGTGTCAAATTTAGATGCGTAATTTACTACCATGTAATAATTCCTTCTTTCTTTTAAATGCTATCAAAGCCTGCAAATAAAGCTTTGTCTTCATCGCTCAGGTTAGAACTTGAGTCTGCCGACGGGTTACCAGTTGCGGTAATTTTTGGCATTTGTTCAGTTTCATTCTGAACTTGGAATAGATAAGGGCTTGTTTCCTTGAGGCTGTTGATTGTGTCCTCTAAAAGAGGTTTCCCATTTTCTCCTAGCTCAATCTTGTCTAGGTCAATGAACTTCATCAAGTCCTCAGAGTTGTAAGCTCCCACATCTTTCAAAGCAAGGGCTACAGCGTTAGTTTTAGTGACTTGAGCAAGTTGTGCCTCGCTATCAGTCTTGTACTGGTCAAATTGAGCCTGTAGGTCTGCTAGCTGTTGCTTACTTTCCTCACTTGCTCCCTCTTTTTCCTGTAAATCCTTGATAGCCTGTTTCTGTTGCTCAAGCTGTTGTTTCAATGTTTCGTTTTCTGCCTGTAACTCAGACTTAGCCTGTACTTTTGCATTTTCAATACCTGCACCGTACGCTTGCATGATATTATCCAGCACACTGTTATCTGTTATACCTGCGTCAACCAACATCTCACGTTTAAGGCTCATACCTTAACTCCTTTGTTTTACGTCACGAGGGACTGAGATACAGACACTTTTACGCCATATCCAGGGCAAAATAAAAAACCGTTCTAATGTACGGCTCAAGACATAGATATGGGATCACGCTCCTTTCAGTTTTCAGACGGTTTCAAGGTTGTAATCTCCTTTCTAAATTATTTCCAAAATTGCCAAAACGGCCTTTTATTGGTTAAATCATTCAAAACATAGTCTTGCAACTCAGCTAGAGCTTCAGCAAGTGCATGAGTCAGTTCTTGCTGATCAATTAATGCTTTACGTAAGCTTGTAAACTCTTTGTTAGTTGCTAGTGCGTTTCGAGACTGTACAATTTCAATATCAAGTATTTCTTTATTTAGAGCTTTGTAGTTTTTATTTAAAATTTTGATTGTTTGTTCAAGCTCTAACTTCTTTTTTAAACGTTTATTCATAACAACTCCTATTTTTGAGCATGAAAAAAGCACCTAGTTTTAACCAAGTGCTAATAATATTGAATATCTGTTGATTTACTAATTACCTCAACTAATGTCTTACCAGAAATATCTAAGTTAATAAGTTCATCATATGATCTTGCATGATAATCATTGTCCCCGATAGAAACTAAAAAATCTGTTGAGGTGTTTGGAAAAATTGCACAATTTTGACCAGCATAAGAAAAAGAAGCATCCCAACCATTTTCACATAGCTGCTTTAGTTCTTTTTTAATATCTCCATAAGACATCTAGATTCTCCTCTCTTTCCTTCTCAGTTAAATCTCGTACATTTCGACTAATAAATTTTCCGTTATCATCAAAAATATAATCATGTGAATGTTCATCACGGTTTCCATAAGGATGATTTTTAGGCTGTTTGTGATTTGTGAAATGAACTTCTTTACTTTTAATACCTCGGGCATCATAATATGTTCTCCCCAAGATATCCCCATTAGTTGCATTATGTTGAATAATACTATCTGGTTTCCCTACTCTACCAGGAGGCGTATGACCTACAGTAATACCATTTACAGTTACTATTTTACCACTATTCACCGCTTTATCAAGTAATGCTTTTTTACTTCTGAAATCATTTAACTTCTCATGTTCTGCTCTGAGTTTGATTTCTTTCTTAGCTTTGCTATAAGGGTTATCATAGTACTTCTCCCTAGCATAATCACGGTGTAGGAATGGGTTCTGTTTGAGATAGTCTCTCATGGCTCCCTGTTGTATCCTTATTTTGCTCTTATACTTGTCTATGAGATCAGTATCACCCAATTTTTCTGACACATGTAAAAACTCCTTAGACTGTCTAATAGACCGCTCTAGAGCTCTCTGCTTTGCTTGTACGTTGGCATTCTCTATTGTCTGCTCAGGCGTTAAGTCTTTAACATCATCACTTAACTCAGGCTTATAATTAGCACCAACAACAAAAGGTGTGATTTCATGGGTGCAGTTGATACCTAGACAGCCTCCAGCTGATCCGTAGCCATAATCTGATAAGGCAAGGATACGCTCACCTTTTTCAATTCTAGCTTGGCCGGTTGTAACTATCCTATGTTGAAGTGGTGCACACATTTCTCTAGCCGTTGCCTTTTTTGAGTAATAAAAGGTATCTATCCCTAATTCCTCAGCTGGAGCCATTCTGACCTCACGATAAACACGCCAAGCAGTTGACTTAATAACTTGCCTTGCGTATGTGTCAGCTCTCCAATGCTTTCCTTGACTATCTGTAAAGCCATAAAATCCCTTTTTAGCCCATTTCATGACAGTATCCGAAATAGCCTTGTCTGATGTTGCTAGACCTGTAACAACCTTTGCTGTGGCCTCTTCAATGATGGACTGATAAGCCCCCATCACGCTTTTTGGTAGCGTGGTATTGATAAGGTTGTTTATGTCTCCCATTGTCTGATTGACATAGGCTGCTAGATTGGTCTGAATAAGTGAGTTAGCCACAAAATCACCGCCACCAGTAGCCTCTAAAAGCTGTTGTTTGGTGTTTTTGTAGATTTTGTAGCCATCATTTTGAATAACATATCTAAGCTGTTCCTCTGCAATGCTTGAGCGTTCAGTAATGAGCTGTAGGTTATCTTCATTGAGTAACCCCATCTCATTCATCTTCTCAAGCTGCCAGATATATGGGTTATCATCAAGGCTTGTAGAGCCACGCTCCTTCAACCTGTCTATTACTTGGTCGAATAAGTCAATGGTAAGCTGATGATAGATGTCTGCAACCTGACTAGCGTCAAGCATTAGCTGCTCATCATTGAGCTTGATTGGTTTCTTCTTGTCATCAGCCATCTAATCATTCTCCATACACTCCCACATCATCAGGGCTACGCTCACTACTTGTCTTATCAATGGCATTGAAACTAATTTCAGCTTTGATTTCCTTAGCTTTCTCAGGGGTTACATTAAGCACTTTCTCAATAGCCATGACATCAGTACCAAAGCCAGCATTTACTACTTTAATCCAGTAGTCAAGCTCAGCGTTACGGTCGGTAAAGACCCCATCATCAAGGTTAATGCTGATAGCGTCCATATCAGGAATATTCCCCTTGTAAAGCTGATATGCTTTGCCTAGCTCTAACATAGTGATGATCAGCTCTTTCAGAGATTGTTCAACAAGGCTGACAATACTATTACGCATTTGATAAGTGTCTGAGTTCTCAGATACAATCTCGGTAGCTGTTTTCATGCTCTTACCGTCAAAAGTAAACATACCAGCTGATACCCCTATCTGCATTTCAAATAGTGCTAGACCCTCATTGATTGCCTTGATGTAGTCATCAGAACGAATTGGCGTTGTAAGGTCTGTTATACCTATACCCTTGTCTATATCACCACTATCGAACTGCTCATAGACATTGTGACCAGTTTCAAACTCACGCTTGACAGTGACCTTATCACCGTCCTGATTGTACTCTGTCTTAATCATCTGAGTAGGAACAGCCACCCTACGCTGACCCATTTTTACCTCCCACATAAACTCATCATAGGTGGTATTAAGGAAGTCAATAGTAGTCTTAGCGTTATCAAAGATAGATAGACCAAGCGGACTATTAATATCTTTGTTATTCATTCCTGGTGTCTTTAAGTAGGTAAACAAGGGTCTGCTAAGACCGTTCAAGTCTACTATTTCCTCTAAGTCCTCATAGAGTTCTGACAAAGGTACTCTAGCTCCTACAATGTTCTGATTATCAGACTTGTAGAGCTCATTGGTCACAGTGTATTTGTCATCTTTTACCCATTCGTGCAATTCAATCAGCGTGTAATACTTGTTCTTATTACCTTCTGATTTGATTGTCTTTGTGATGATAGCAGCACTAGAAACATCTTGGGTATTTGACTGGAGAGGCAAAAAGACGGGAGCTTGAATAAATGCTATCCTTACCTTGTCCTTGTCGACATATGGCCTCATGGCAAGTCCTCCAAGAGCTAAACAGCTCTCTAGGTAGCGTTCAAAATTCTTAATAAAGCGGTCATTCTGTAACTGTTTCTGGACAAAATCATCAGCTACTTCATCATCTACCTTGATTTCAGCCTGTTCATTAAAGACTAGGCTTGCAATCTTCTTAGATGCTGTTCTGCCAATCGGTAAATGGTTAAAATCACGCTTTTGCTTTATTCCGTTGCTGTCCTTGTACTCAATTTGTGGATAACGACCAGCAAAGTATTTGAGGTTTTCCCTGATACGGTCATACTCAGCCACTGAGACTGCTATTTTAGGGTGATCTGTAATGTTTGTTAAGTTTTGTGTGGTCATCACATACTTACTCCTTGTGAAAAAATTCTTGATAGTCTGTACTATTCCCATTGTTAGCTCCTTTAGGCTTTCAAATCTAGCTCCTTAGCGTTGTCCAGGACAAAGTACTTGAACTCATCTACCGTGTGGTCATCTTCCTTGATAACTTTAGGGTCATCTGTGTTCAAGGATTTATCATCATAGCGGTACATCTTGTGTTCTTCGACAAAGACCCTGTTAGCTGGGATGTCAAGGTAGTAAAAGCGTCCCTCTGCTAGTAAGCTGATAACCATGTCAATCATGGTCTGATTTTTCTTTTTGGCTACTGGGTGCCAGCGTTCACCATAATCTTTGAAATATTGATTTCTCAAAGCACCCTTAGCACTATCAATAGTCATCTTGAGCTTTGGCACTCTGTAAGTCTTCATGACCTTGTCTACAAAGTCATGTATCATCACTGAGAGCTCACTGGGTGCCTTTTTGATTGTCTTGCCAGCTGGGCTATAATAGAAAGTATCAAGCAAGATAACATTACCCTTGGCGGTAAGTCCATAAGCTCCACAGGCTGTAGCTGACAGTTGGTGTCCTGTATCCAGGGCAAAGGATATACCTATTACCTTGTCATCATCAGGGAGGCTTTCTAGTGGCTTAAAGTAGTTCATGTTATAGACATGATTACCAAGCCCTATCACCTCTCCTAAGTACATCCAGCGGTAGTAGTCAGGGTCAGTCTCCTTGTATCTAGCTATCTTGGCTTTCATCTGTTTAGACAAAAAGCCTAGCTTATCATCAAGATAGGTGCTGTGATGTATGAGATAGGTTGGGTCACCCGCTTTCTCTGCTACCCATTCATTTATCCAGTTATAAGGGTTGCGTGGTGGGTTGTAGGTGAAATAAACCTTGACCTCTTTGCCATTAGGCAACTCTTGACGGATAAAGGTATCCTCAACTATGTCAATGTCCTCACGCCCTGCAAACTCTGCCAACTCCTCAAACCATACAGCCATGACATAGCCTTTAGCTATCTTCTGTGATTTGAGTTTCATTGGATCGTCTACACCGTAAAAATAAAAGGCTGTACCCGTTTTCTTGTGAGTAATCTGTAGCGGTGACTTCCCAAAGTGGAACTGATTAGCTAACCCCATCTCATAGATTGCCCACCGTATCTGCTCAT
Coding sequences:
- a CDS encoding phage scaffolding protein, which codes for MSLKREMLVDAGITDNSVLDNIMQAYGAGIENAKVQAKSELQAENETLKQQLEQQKQAIKDLQEKEGASEESKQQLADLQAQFDQYKTDSEAQLAQVTKTNAVALALKDVGAYNSEDLMKFIDLDKIELGENGKPLLEDTINSLKETSPYLFQVQNETEQMPKITATGNPSADSSSNLSDEDKALFAGFDSI
- a CDS encoding PBSX family phage terminase large subunit, translating into MAILNLAKLINPVFDEVLYTLKSHIVLKGGRASTKSSVVSIDLVNDFISAPLGNVVVLRKVGKYLRMSVYEQIRWAIYEMGLANQFHFGKSPLQITHKKTGTAFYFYGVDDPMKLKSQKIAKGYVMAVWFEELAEFAGREDIDIVEDTFIRQELPNGKEVKVYFTYNPPRNPYNWINEWVAEKAGDPTYLIHHSTYLDDKLGFLSKQMKAKIARYKETDPDYYRWMYLGEVIGLGNHVYNMNYFKPLESLPDDDKVIGISFALDTGHQLSATACGAYGLTAKGNVILLDTFYYSPAGKTIKKAPSELSVMIHDFVDKVMKTYRVPKLKMTIDSAKGALRNQYFKDYGERWHPVAKKKNQTMIDMVISLLAEGRFYYLDIPANRVFVEEHKMYRYDDKSLNTDDPKVIKEDDHTVDEFKYFVLDNAKELDLKA
- a CDS encoding phage portal protein — its product is MGIVQTIKNFFTRSKYVMTTQNLTNITDHPKIAVSVAEYDRIRENLKYFAGRYPQIEYKDSNGIKQKRDFNHLPIGRTASKKIASLVFNEQAEIKVDDEVADDFVQKQLQNDRFIKNFERYLESCLALGGLAMRPYVDKDKVRIAFIQAPVFLPLQSNTQDVSSAAIITKTIKSEGNKNKYYTLIELHEWVKDDKYTVTNELYKSDNQNIVGARVPLSELYEDLEEIVDLNGLSRPLFTYLKTPGMNNKDINSPLGLSIFDNAKTTIDFLNTTYDEFMWEVKMGQRRVAVPTQMIKTEYNQDGDKVTVKREFETGHNVYEQFDSGDIDKGIGITDLTTPIRSDDYIKAINEGLALFEMQIGVSAGMFTFDGKSMKTATEIVSENSDTYQMRNSIVSLVEQSLKELIITMLELGKAYQLYKGNIPDMDAISINLDDGVFTDRNAELDYWIKVVNAGFGTDVMAIEKVLNVTPEKAKEIKAEISFNAIDKTSSERSPDDVGVYGE
- a CDS encoding phage minor capsid protein, with the protein product MADDKKKPIKLNDEQLMLDASQVADIYHQLTIDLFDQVIDRLKERGSTSLDDNPYIWQLEKMNEMGLLNEDNLQLITERSSIAEEQLRYVIQNDGYKIYKNTKQQLLEATGGGDFVANSLIQTNLAAYVNQTMGDINNLINTTLPKSVMGAYQSIIEEATAKVVTGLATSDKAISDTVMKWAKKGFYGFTDSQGKHWRADTYARQVIKSTAWRVYREVRMAPAEELGIDTFYYSKKATAREMCAPLQHRIVTTGQARIEKGERILALSDYGYGSAGGCLGINCTHEITPFVVGANYKPELSDDVKDLTPEQTIENANVQAKQRALERSIRQSKEFLHVSEKLGDTDLIDKYKSKIRIQQGAMRDYLKQNPFLHRDYAREKYYDNPYSKAKKEIKLRAEHEKLNDFRSKKALLDKAVNSGKIVTVNGITVGHTPPGRVGKPDSIIQHNATNGDILGRTYYDARGIKSKEVHFTNHKQPKNHPYGNRDEHSHDYIFDDNGKFISRNVRDLTEKEREENLDVLWRY
- a CDS encoding N4-gp56 family major capsid protein, which translates into the protein MVVNYASKFDTKVDERFAKEALSTGIINQDFDFTGVDTVKVYSVPTSKMNDYTASGVNRYGTAEELGNTVQTMILKKDRSFTFTIDKKSTQDTMGVMEAGKALARQLTEVIIPEIDTYRFATIVAGADESHVKTQEITKENAYESVLDAQVALTDAYIPVAGRQLHVSPAFYKLIKLDPAFVKNSDLGQEITIKGQVGMIDGMSVVLTPTSRLPLNVAFVVAHPIATTSPIKLEDYKIHDNPPGINGQLVEGRIRYDAFVLDNKKKAIFVHKTA
- a CDS encoding 16S rRNA processing protein RimM, with the translated sequence MSYGDIKKELKQLCENGWDASFSYAGQNCAIFPNTSTDFLVSIGDNDYHARSYDELINLDISGKTLVEVISKSTDIQYY